From the Chthoniobacterales bacterium genome, one window contains:
- the ligA gene encoding NAD-dependent DNA ligase LigA, whose translation MALDETKAARRITQLRKEIEEHNRRYHEEAAPTISDREYDALYRELKDLEKQFPKLATPDSPTQQIGDKPLKAFDQITHRVPMLSLDNTYSEEELTDFYRRLERLLPNKKIPVVIEPKVDGVAVSLLYENGHLRYAATRGDGTVGDDITQNILTIRSVPKQLKGDVPEILEVRGEAYLNKAGFAKLNAERRDAGLPEFANPRNAAAGSLKQLDPAIAAKRPLGLVCYGTGLIEGLTLDQHSKLFALLKKLGLPGSEKWWLADSVDEILRAIHELDRIRHDFAYQTDGAVVKVDSFSQREVLGFTAKSPRWAIAFKYEAERVETRLLDILVQVGRTGTLTPVAALEPVVVSGSTVSRATLHNEEEIARKDIRIGDTVLIEKAGEVIPAVVSVRTDLRQGTEKKFRMPKHCPECGSAVVKDEGQVAIRCVNSQCPAQVRRRIEHFASRGAMDIEGLGEAAVNQLVQQKLLADVGDIYSLKPETLLELERMGEKSVANLIDAIERSKTRPLWRLLFGLGILHVGVSASRALADHFPNLDALRESSVEELQQIPDVGEVVGQSIHEFFREPHNLAVVEKLRKAGLRFDAEPKAEGAAPGFRNTTWVITGTLSQSRDEIAELIRARGGKVSGSVSKKTSFVLAGEEAGSKLEKAKKLGVRILDEAEFRQMLA comes from the coding sequence ATGGCGTTAGACGAAACGAAAGCGGCCCGGCGGATCACGCAGCTGCGCAAAGAAATTGAGGAGCATAATCGCCGCTATCACGAGGAGGCCGCGCCAACGATCAGCGATCGCGAATACGACGCGCTCTATCGCGAGCTAAAGGACCTCGAGAAGCAGTTTCCGAAACTGGCGACACCGGACTCCCCCACCCAGCAAATCGGCGACAAACCGCTTAAGGCATTCGACCAGATCACGCATCGCGTGCCGATGCTCAGTCTCGACAACACCTATTCCGAAGAAGAGCTCACCGACTTCTACCGCCGGCTTGAGCGACTGTTGCCGAACAAAAAAATCCCGGTCGTGATTGAGCCCAAGGTGGACGGCGTGGCCGTGTCGCTCCTTTACGAAAACGGGCACCTGCGGTATGCCGCCACCCGGGGTGACGGCACGGTCGGCGACGACATTACGCAGAACATTCTCACGATCCGCTCCGTCCCGAAGCAGTTGAAGGGCGATGTGCCGGAAATTCTCGAAGTCCGCGGCGAGGCGTATTTGAACAAGGCCGGGTTTGCGAAGCTGAACGCGGAACGCCGGGATGCGGGACTGCCCGAGTTCGCCAATCCGCGCAATGCCGCGGCCGGATCGCTGAAACAACTCGACCCGGCGATCGCCGCGAAACGCCCACTCGGCCTCGTCTGCTATGGCACGGGCCTGATCGAAGGCCTGACCCTCGACCAGCACTCCAAGCTCTTCGCGTTGCTCAAAAAACTCGGACTGCCGGGCAGCGAGAAATGGTGGCTGGCGGATTCCGTGGATGAAATTTTGCGCGCGATCCATGAGCTGGATCGGATCCGCCACGACTTCGCTTATCAAACAGACGGCGCCGTCGTGAAAGTCGATTCCTTTTCGCAACGCGAGGTGCTCGGGTTCACCGCCAAATCGCCGCGCTGGGCGATCGCGTTCAAGTACGAGGCGGAACGCGTCGAGACCCGGCTCCTCGACATCCTCGTTCAGGTGGGGCGAACTGGAACGCTGACGCCGGTCGCGGCGCTCGAGCCGGTGGTGGTGAGCGGCAGCACCGTCAGCCGCGCGACCTTGCACAACGAAGAGGAAATCGCACGCAAAGACATTCGCATCGGCGATACCGTGCTGATCGAAAAAGCCGGCGAAGTCATTCCCGCGGTCGTGAGCGTGCGGACCGATTTGCGCCAGGGGACCGAGAAGAAATTCCGGATGCCGAAGCATTGCCCCGAATGCGGGAGCGCGGTGGTGAAGGACGAAGGCCAGGTCGCGATCCGCTGTGTGAACAGCCAATGCCCGGCGCAGGTGAGGCGGCGAATCGAGCATTTCGCGTCACGTGGAGCGATGGACATCGAAGGCCTCGGTGAAGCGGCCGTCAATCAACTCGTCCAACAAAAGCTGCTCGCTGATGTCGGCGACATTTATTCGCTCAAACCCGAAACGCTGCTCGAACTGGAACGCATGGGGGAAAAGAGCGTCGCCAATTTGATCGACGCCATCGAGCGCAGCAAAACACGTCCGCTCTGGCGGCTCTTGTTTGGCCTCGGCATTTTGCACGTCGGGGTCAGTGCCTCGCGCGCCCTGGCGGATCATTTCCCGAACCTCGACGCCCTTCGGGAAAGCTCGGTCGAGGAGCTGCAACAAATCCCGGACGTCGGCGAAGTGGTCGGCCAGAGCATTCACGAGTTCTTTCGCGAACCGCACAACCTGGCGGTCGTCGAGAAACTGCGGAAGGCCGGGCTGCGCTTTGACGCGGAACCGAAAGCGGAAGGCGCCGCGCCTGGATTTCGGAACACGACCTGGGTCATCACCGGGACGCTCAGTCAATCGCGCGACGAAATCGCCGAGCTGATTCGGGCCCGGGGCGGGAAAGTAAGCGGCAGCGTGAGCAAGAAGACGAGTTTCGTGCTCGCGGGCGAGGAAGCGGGGAGCAAGCTCGAAAAGGCGAAAAAGCTTGGCGTTCGCATTCTCGACGAAGCCGAATTTCGCCAGATGTTGGCGTAA
- a CDS encoding trypsin-like peptidase domain-containing protein, whose protein sequence is MTFRFLVVFLACGALARAQEPGSTAPPAQSAEPSTTSISREVKEIFDKSAKAVVKIRGTDQHGDLSGTGFFIDPAGTLYTAYAVGGDTENLTVEFEGKVHPARVMMSDVRSGIAILKADMATPALPIGKSEQMEVATPVMTIGFPLDLAKTPSFGMVAGFDRKFLGNYFRTTHVRVNLPTQRGEAGAPLLNFKGEVVGILVMTIDNGSACYALPIDAAEKIRNDFIRFGEARHGWIGINVAAAEKPVDGSTAEMTEIMKDTPAYGSGIQTGDILLQVGKTKVHQPEDVIDASFFITAGDTVPITVMRGDEKLTFDVQADFHPASRHVPMAATLTPSQGIPLQLDATQRTP, encoded by the coding sequence ATGACCTTTCGTTTCCTGGTCGTTTTCCTTGCCTGCGGCGCCCTCGCGCGGGCTCAGGAGCCAGGGTCCACTGCCCCACCAGCTCAATCCGCGGAGCCCTCCACCACTTCGATCAGCCGCGAGGTCAAAGAAATTTTCGACAAGTCGGCCAAAGCCGTGGTGAAAATCCGGGGCACCGATCAGCATGGCGACCTTTCCGGGACCGGATTCTTCATCGATCCGGCGGGGACGCTTTACACCGCCTATGCGGTCGGCGGTGACACCGAGAATTTGACCGTCGAATTCGAAGGCAAAGTCCATCCCGCCCGGGTCATGATGTCGGACGTGCGCAGTGGGATCGCGATCCTGAAGGCGGATATGGCGACCCCCGCCCTCCCGATCGGCAAGTCCGAGCAAATGGAAGTGGCGACCCCCGTAATGACGATTGGGTTTCCCCTCGACCTGGCCAAGACGCCGAGTTTCGGCATGGTCGCCGGGTTCGACCGAAAGTTTCTGGGCAATTATTTTCGAACCACCCACGTGCGGGTGAATCTTCCGACGCAGCGGGGCGAAGCGGGCGCGCCTCTTCTTAATTTCAAAGGGGAAGTCGTCGGCATTCTCGTCATGACCATTGATAACGGTTCCGCCTGCTACGCCCTGCCCATCGACGCGGCCGAAAAAATTCGAAATGACTTCATCCGTTTCGGCGAAGCGCGCCACGGTTGGATCGGGATCAACGTCGCGGCCGCCGAGAAGCCGGTGGACGGTTCCACGGCCGAAATGACCGAGATCATGAAAGACACGCCGGCCTACGGATCGGGCATTCAGACCGGCGATATCCTTCTCCAGGTTGGCAAGACCAAAGTCCACCAGCCCGAGGATGTGATTGACGCATCATTTTTCATCACCGCCGGCGACACCGTCCCGATCACGGTCATGCGCGGGGATGAGAAATTGACCTTCGACGTCCAGGCTGATTTTCATCCGGCGAGCCGTCACGTGCCGATGGCCGCGACCTTGACCCCGAGCCAGGGAATTCCCCTTCAGCTCGACGCTACCCAACGGACGCCGTAA
- a CDS encoding Xaa-Pro peptidase family protein, whose protein sequence is MKKIENRKSKIENAPTRLMVAASEHDPDMLYATRFFAPDAFIFLEERGKRTLVLSDLEIDRARKQAEADEFVSYSALEREVQGKQKKAPAYEKVLSHFLRKRGVRSALVPASFPLGFAQELAASKIRLRTSNGLFWPEREAKSEEELKLMRRALAITESGLARAMEVLGASTPGAGRKLSWSGRTLTSEILRAEIDSAILRAGGLPANTIVAGGDQACDPHERGFGPLKADSLIILDIFPRDAKSGYFGDMTRTVVRGRANEQQRKLWETVRKGQEMALRKMKPGVDGLTLHNEVKQFFTDQGFPTEIRNGRQVGFFHGTGHGLGLEIHEIPRFQKTVFKPGQVLTVEPGLYYPGVGGVRIEDVVAVTQSGTRMLSRFEKRLEI, encoded by the coding sequence ATGAAAAAAATCGAAAATCGAAAATCGAAAATCGAAAATGCCCCCACCCGTCTCATGGTCGCGGCGAGCGAGCACGATCCCGACATGCTGTATGCGACCCGTTTTTTCGCGCCGGACGCTTTTATTTTCCTCGAGGAACGCGGGAAACGAACGCTGGTCCTGAGCGATCTGGAGATCGATCGCGCCCGCAAACAGGCCGAAGCGGACGAGTTTGTTTCCTACAGCGCGCTCGAGCGCGAAGTGCAGGGAAAGCAAAAGAAAGCTCCCGCTTACGAAAAAGTGTTGTCGCATTTTCTGCGGAAACGCGGCGTCCGCTCGGCCCTGGTGCCGGCGAGTTTCCCGCTCGGTTTTGCCCAGGAACTGGCTGCATCGAAAATCCGTCTTCGGACCAGCAACGGCCTCTTCTGGCCGGAGCGCGAGGCGAAATCAGAAGAGGAGTTGAAGCTGATGCGCCGCGCTCTCGCCATTACCGAGAGCGGTTTGGCGCGGGCAATGGAAGTCCTTGGCGCCTCCACTCCCGGCGCAGGCCGGAAGTTGTCGTGGTCCGGGCGCACGCTCACTTCGGAAATCCTGCGGGCCGAAATCGACTCAGCGATTCTCCGCGCCGGAGGACTTCCCGCGAACACGATTGTGGCCGGGGGCGATCAGGCGTGCGACCCCCACGAGCGGGGCTTCGGCCCGTTAAAGGCCGATTCGTTGATCATTCTCGATATCTTTCCGCGTGACGCGAAGAGCGGCTATTTTGGCGATATGACGAGGACGGTGGTGCGCGGCCGGGCGAACGAACAGCAGCGAAAGCTTTGGGAAACCGTGCGCAAAGGACAGGAAATGGCCCTGCGCAAAATGAAGCCCGGCGTCGATGGATTGACGTTACACAACGAGGTGAAGCAGTTCTTCACCGACCAGGGTTTTCCGACGGAGATCCGGAATGGCCGTCAGGTTGGGTTTTTCCACGGGACCGGCCACGGCCTCGGCCTGGAAATCCATGAGATTCCGCGATTCCAGAAGACGGTGTTCAAACCGGGGCAGGTTCTGACCGTCGAGCCGGGTCTCTATTATCCCGGGGTAGGGGGCGTTCGGATTGAGGACGTTGTGGCCGTGACCCAGTCGGGAACGCGGATGCTGTCCCGATTCGAGAAGCGGCTGGAAATCTGA
- a CDS encoding OmpP1/FadL family transporter, protein MRQSILLRVVSSVIVLSLPLAVYGGSFQLSEQSVSSLGTAFAGGAASAEDASTLFFNPAGLARLDHGEFQMGLHAILPSDEFTNQGSRYDLPGTPFAGLPVTGGNGGNAGINHVLGNLYLSQPLVRDRSYGDITAGIGVFTPFGLETDYQPDWVGRYAALRTKLTTIDIQPTLAWRYGRLSLGAGLDIQYASARLTQAIDFGLAAQTPLGQFFTALPAVLAAQGVPPAQIPGIISATRTAYTAAAFVPGGRDGVTEITGDDWAIGFTLGALFEYRKAGEGEDGCFQDGRIGVSYRSKMDHTLEGDAEFRRVPLIAAPGAPPLPAFPQPGAFQAVFFDQGVTAPLDLPDILHVSIYQRFLKKYAIMGDVSWTHWSRLQQVPIIFDNPGTPPNVLGINYDDSMRYSVGFEWYACKALTLRTGFAYDETPIQGAEFRTPRIPDNNRYWLSFGAKYSPRDWLDLDVGYAHIFVDEPRSDFTDSQRHELIGTYDAHVDIVSASVTIKWGGPREKTTYAKDSKSVYRK, encoded by the coding sequence GTGCGCCAGTCCATTCTTCTCCGCGTTGTTTCCTCTGTCATCGTCCTGAGTCTTCCGCTCGCCGTCTACGGCGGCAGTTTCCAGTTAAGCGAACAAAGTGTCAGCAGCCTCGGGACCGCATTTGCCGGGGGCGCGGCCAGCGCGGAAGACGCCTCCACGTTATTCTTCAACCCTGCCGGGCTCGCGCGGCTGGATCATGGGGAATTTCAGATGGGGCTTCATGCGATTCTGCCGTCCGACGAATTCACCAACCAGGGATCCCGCTACGACCTGCCTGGCACACCGTTTGCGGGACTGCCGGTGACCGGCGGCAACGGTGGAAACGCCGGGATCAATCACGTCCTCGGGAACCTGTATCTATCCCAACCGCTGGTGCGTGACCGCAGCTACGGCGACATCACCGCCGGAATTGGTGTCTTCACTCCGTTTGGATTGGAGACCGATTACCAGCCGGACTGGGTAGGCCGCTACGCCGCGCTCCGGACCAAGCTTACTACCATCGATATCCAACCCACTTTGGCCTGGCGGTATGGCCGGCTCTCTCTCGGCGCTGGCCTCGACATTCAATACGCCTCGGCGCGGCTGACCCAGGCGATTGACTTCGGCCTCGCTGCCCAGACACCGCTCGGGCAGTTCTTTACCGCCTTGCCTGCAGTCCTCGCGGCGCAAGGCGTTCCGCCGGCGCAGATCCCCGGTATCATTTCGGCGACGCGCACCGCCTACACCGCGGCCGCTTTCGTTCCCGGCGGGCGCGATGGCGTGACGGAAATTACGGGCGACGACTGGGCCATTGGTTTCACGCTGGGCGCGCTTTTCGAATACCGTAAGGCCGGCGAAGGCGAAGATGGATGCTTCCAGGATGGCCGCATCGGCGTGAGTTATCGGTCAAAGATGGATCATACTTTGGAAGGCGACGCGGAATTCCGCCGGGTTCCGCTGATCGCAGCTCCGGGAGCTCCGCCTCTCCCGGCGTTTCCGCAGCCGGGCGCGTTCCAGGCGGTCTTCTTTGATCAGGGAGTCACGGCGCCCCTCGATCTGCCGGACATTCTGCACGTCAGCATTTACCAGCGGTTCCTGAAGAAGTACGCCATCATGGGCGACGTGAGCTGGACGCATTGGAGCCGACTCCAGCAAGTGCCGATCATTTTCGATAATCCCGGCACACCGCCTAACGTGCTGGGCATTAATTATGACGACTCGATGCGTTATTCCGTCGGGTTTGAATGGTACGCCTGCAAGGCCCTGACGCTGCGGACCGGCTTTGCCTACGACGAGACTCCGATCCAGGGCGCTGAGTTTCGCACGCCCCGCATTCCGGATAACAACCGTTACTGGCTCTCGTTCGGCGCCAAGTATTCTCCGCGTGACTGGCTCGACCTCGATGTCGGTTATGCGCACATCTTCGTTGACGAGCCGCGCTCGGATTTCACCGATAGCCAGCGTCACGAGCTCATTGGGACTTACGATGCGCATGTCGACATCGTGAGTGCGTCGGTCACCATCAAGTGGGGTGGCCCGCGCGAAAAGACAACCTACGCAAAGGACAGCAAGTCGGTTTACCGGAAGTAA
- a CDS encoding sigma-70 family RNA polymerase sigma factor → MEQPRSDEDQQLVARTQGGEAAAFDELVVKYTPRLYGLIYNMTSNHEDTNDLLQDVFSKAYKSIGGFRGKSSFYTWIHSIAVNMTLNFLKKRGRRFHLSLDDMDASVQNDKEFLELTATSSPVREADLSELQRRLNEAMMKLSDEHRAVVTMFHIQGMPHAEISKILRVSEGTVRSRLFYANRQLQNYLEEFRKNPVS, encoded by the coding sequence ATGGAACAGCCGAGATCGGATGAAGACCAGCAGCTCGTCGCGCGGACCCAAGGCGGCGAGGCGGCCGCTTTTGACGAACTCGTGGTGAAATACACGCCCCGGCTCTACGGCCTGATCTACAACATGACCTCGAACCACGAGGACACGAATGACCTGCTCCAGGACGTGTTTTCGAAGGCCTACAAATCCATCGGCGGGTTCCGGGGCAAATCCTCGTTTTACACCTGGATCCACTCGATCGCGGTGAACATGACCCTAAACTTCCTGAAAAAGCGGGGCCGCCGTTTCCACTTGAGCCTCGACGACATGGACGCGAGCGTCCAGAACGACAAGGAGTTCCTCGAGCTGACGGCCACGAGCAGCCCGGTCCGGGAAGCGGATTTGTCCGAGCTCCAGCGAAGATTGAACGAGGCCATGATGAAATTGTCTGATGAACACAGAGCCGTGGTCACCATGTTTCACATTCAGGGGATGCCCCATGCCGAGATCAGTAAAATCTTGCGTGTTTCCGAAGGCACGGTACGTTCCCGGCTCTTCTACGCGAACCGGCAATTGCAGAACTATCTGGAGGAATTCCGGAAGAACCCAGTTTCCTAA
- a CDS encoding zinc metallopeptidase, which produces MTLLSYIYGYGFGSNWLILVGIPIVIGLWAQFRVSSAFNKWGQVRASSNITGAEAAREILAAAKINDVQVVETNDYLGDHYDPTSKRLCLSTNVFNTPSVAALGIAAHETGHAIQHAAAYAPLKMRMAVVPVTQIASKMLPFVIIGGLIFHMTGLITLGIYCYLILLAFQLITLPVEFDASRRAKIILQQMGIVQPGDEVLGVNKVLNAAALTYVAAFIATLGNLLYLLSVRDRR; this is translated from the coding sequence ATGACACTGCTCAGTTACATTTACGGCTACGGATTCGGCTCAAATTGGCTGATCCTGGTTGGGATCCCGATCGTGATCGGGCTCTGGGCCCAGTTCCGGGTCAGCAGCGCTTTCAACAAATGGGGCCAGGTGCGGGCCAGCTCGAATATCACCGGTGCCGAGGCGGCGCGCGAGATTCTGGCGGCGGCGAAAATCAATGACGTCCAGGTGGTCGAGACGAATGATTATCTCGGCGACCATTACGACCCGACCAGCAAGCGGTTGTGCCTTTCCACTAACGTTTTCAACACGCCATCGGTAGCCGCTCTCGGCATTGCCGCGCATGAAACCGGCCATGCCATCCAGCATGCCGCTGCCTATGCTCCGCTCAAGATGCGCATGGCTGTCGTTCCGGTGACCCAGATCGCCTCTAAAATGTTGCCCTTTGTCATTATTGGCGGGTTGATTTTCCACATGACCGGGCTGATCACCCTCGGCATCTACTGCTACCTGATCCTGCTGGCGTTCCAATTGATCACCCTGCCGGTCGAGTTTGACGCCTCCCGCCGGGCCAAAATCATTCTCCAGCAAATGGGCATTGTGCAGCCGGGCGACGAGGTCCTGGGCGTGAACAAGGTGCTTAATGCCGCGGCCCTGACCTACGTGGCTGCGTTCATCGCCACCCTCGGCAATTTGCTTTATCTCCTGTCCGTTCGCGACCGCCGTTAA